CTTTTCCAGTTTGCTCTGACTGGCATAAATTGTGGGTTTTTAGGTGTCTAGCTCACTGTTTTTCCGGCCGAGGTGGCTTGCCAAGATAAATGAATACACATTAAAAGGCTGTGGTGTACTATACATAGATGCACCACGTCCATTGCACTCGCTGGCTTCCCCTATGCTTAGACTTGATTCCGATGTCTGACAGAAACTGGAAAGTGTTTTGAATACAACCACGTATTGGCCGGAATGGCTTCAGGCTCGAAATCAAGATCTTTCAGCTCGATGACTGGTTATTAAACCGTAAGTAAGGActacttaaaaaatattgggtaaatgatttaaaattaaatgcatttaagccATTGAGATATTAATCAATACAAATAACTTACAAATCCCAAACTGTATTGATCTTGACATTTAGTTAAAAAGGCACTTTTACTATGCGTTGTAGGACGCTAATAAAAGCGTCTAGCTGTTTTGCAAACCAGGTCCATTCGCCCATTCATAAGGCGATAACCGAACTGGGATTAGGGCCAGCTGAGCTCTCTACCATCGCCAGCACGAAACCCAACATCCACGCCAACGCGTTATGTTTGGGCCTGGTCAACGTAATGACAGCTTCGCGTGTTTCGGGCCGCGAGTGGATGGCTGCCTTATTGGTGGCTTGGCGGCATTCTGGCTATATCGCTCCACGACTACAAAATGTTCATTCACAAAGTGCCGGCAAGACGCCAACGCATTCGAGGCAAAAACCGCTTATCAAGCTGTCGCTGGCGGTCTGTtgtcacacacaaaaaatggttttgcaacaaataaaacataataatttgCATGTGGGCTGCGACTTGGAAACGTGGTTCAATCATTCAAAAAATCAGCTTATAAGCTTtgggacatttttttttggttgttgttgttctatTGGAATTTATTCTATTCCTATTCTAATACCCAagatttttatgattttcctCTATCCCAAGCATGATAttcattgcatttatttaaatctatAAAATGACGATATCACGGAAAAAGTAATACAAATGGTATTATTAATAAAGGTATTCCAGATATTCTAAGAACTAGATGACATTTTGTTTACCTACATATAATTATAGGGAGTGTAACGAGTACTTTCCAACATAATAAGCTCAAACCTATTTTTGGTCAAAccaaatttattatttattttacattgcATGTGGAGTTGAACTCAGTATATGTTtggcaaaattaaataaaagttggcAAAAATAGCGAAAATCGATTTCCGTTGAGCTATTGTTCGTGTTGTGCTTCGCcgtgttgtttttatttgtgcatTTCCTGGCTTTTCCGTTGGCATTGTCTCGTTCGTTTACCTTTTTGCACTGCTATTCATGCAATTACCGTGGCCCAGAGCCGGCTTCTTTTGGgtattttgcattaaaatcgattttgcaattgacattttgatgattatacctgttactcgttgagtaaaagggtatactagattcgttgaaaagtatgttacaggcaaaagaaaatctttccgaccatataaagtatatatattctttattataTCCGTCTGTGCGATTGATCTCAAAAGCTGAAATGCTTAGATTatgcatgcagactccagaggcatagacgcaacgcaagtttgttttcccattttgccacgcccagtctaacgctcacaaaccgcccaaaactgccacgcccacacttttgaaaaatgtttagatattttttcagaaatgtattagtattgtatatttctttcgcccacaaaccgccaacaactgccagtgtgaaaatttctccttcgcacttccactatctgagtaacgggtatcagatagtcggggaacttgacaatagtattttcttttgtttttacgtTGTGTTTGGCACTAATTTCTGCCCAGTTGCGCAAAAACTGAAAGTTAAATGCAACTGTTGTTGACATTTGGGCTGTATGAATAATCTATGCTTCCTTGGCTCCTGTGATTTGCTCACCAAATGGGAACATTATATGTCTTCATCAAGACGCCTCCTGATGCTTTCGATCTTTGTCTGCCTGACTCatcttgcttttgctttcaaTGTCATTTATTGTGTAATTGAAGCTTTACTATGGGCAAAACCtagccaaaacaaaacgaaaactcgttttcgcttttattgACCATTTGCGCGTCCTCACTCGCTATTTTTTCTCTTCAAGAAAGAAGCACACATAAAGTCTTCGGCTGCCTTTTACGGCTGCTTCTTAACAATCTGCTGCCGTTCGGCCATCGTGACACTGATACTTGGCCAGAAACCAGCAGCATCGCTTTGTGGTCTTGACCAAATAAGTTTGTTGAACAGGATTGTGTGACAAAAACCCATGTTGGAGCcattttagctttttggtTCACTCTCTGGACAATGGTTATACGGGCAAGAATTTGTGGGATTATTGACTaaagtttccatttccaatgtATGGTGACTTTCTTCTGCACTTCAGGAATCTTATTAATTAgcaaattttttaattcagatgaatattaattaaagttaatCCCGAGGGGATTGGTCGGTTCTGTTTTCAATCGAGACATATGGATCTCACCCACTTTCATTACATTAAATGTGTCTCTTACTTTGCTTATTCGTTCATGTCATGTTTGGTATGTTTGCTCGTTGAATTTGCACAATAATTTTCTGCTTTATTCGCATTTAACGAAATGCGCAGACAACAAAAGTTAAACTCAATTAGATTTAATCCAGCGAAAAAACGATGACGATATGAACTTTGAACTTCTGGGCTAATGGAATAAAGAACGATTCCCATTTTAATGTGAAAACACGCGGATAATTGTATatcgaatataaataattacattatTAGTTCAGTTACTAGGTTGGAAGGTGTCTTCTTTTTAGTCCTGCAACTTTCAATTTCTGTCATCCAAGTCTAATTTTCTCACAGATAAgaggtttttttttactttaaaggGATGCCCCTCGAGTTTCGCTTGAATTTGGATCAAATATGGCGGTAAAACCTTTGACTTGGTTCCAAGTACTAACTTAAGGggtcaaaatattttatacaattgTTTCACTAATTTATTATCTTTTCCTGTTGCAGAATACGTCGCCCCTGTGGGAGGACTTTGTGGCTAAGGCCGGAAAACTACACACTTGCTTAAGGTAAGTTAACTTTGGGTGTAAATCGGTTGCTTCATTCTGGAGAACGATATTTCATCAGCAGCCAGCTAACGAGCAACAGTTACAAAACTCTAGAACGAGAACTGCGTGTTAATAAACTCAATGTTCGTTTTCCTGAATTCGTCTTTACGCTTTTCACTTCCTCGCACTGCGGCGTATATAATGTGAGGcgtatataatttttttgtgctctttctgctgttgctgaatTTGTTGGTCGTTGGGTAGAGACCACCGGCACAGACTTCgggcatttgtttgttttattttctctgtgGTTTTAATGCTTAGACTTGGCCCAAATATTCTCGCGGACGAGGGTCCCCGCGGCAATGTCTGGCCAAAGTATATAGCCGCCGAATAGCGGTTGCATTAATCACTACCCCAAGTCCTATTGACCGAGTTCAAATCACGGGACTTGCCAAAACGCGCTTCGAGTGTTTGCCCACTGCGCTTGACACACATCTTGACCGATTTCCCGCAAGGTGAACCCGCCCGGATCAACACGCCCAGATGGGTACCACTTTTGTATACCCTAGATGTGGGTATTAAGCATTATTTACCATGGTTCCAATCATAAAAGAATTACGATTAAGTATATTTCACGCGATAGGGTATTCAAGGCTTCAGATACCACAGGTACTGTGTATgtttagtgtttttttttcctagcTGGCTCCTAATTGAAATATCGCCCACGGGCAAGTGGAGAAGATGTTTATTACATCTAGCTGGCTGGGCCCACAATAATAATGATGTTGCATTTGCTCTCCTCTGTTCACAGGGCCGCCATCCAGGCAATCGCCGCCTATTTGGATGCCTTCCAAAAGATAGCCGATGCGGCGACCAACTCAAGAGGTAAGTTCAAACCGTGGATTCGTCTGCGTGAAAATACAATACGGTGGAATCCCCTTCACCGCCGGCTCGGGTACTGTATCTCTTTCCGCTGCTCATTATTCATGGGTCTATTCGCAGTCAGCGGCGGTCATCGATCTGATTTGTATACACATTCATGCTTTCGATGTTTACGTTGTCGATTCTCCCTTTCTGCGTTCGAATGGCGATGTTGCTATTCTCTCTGACCTCACGCATTTCGTTGGTTttgctatttatatttatttatcgaGTGCCCGATTATGCAATGTCCGACGTCCGATTCTCGCAGCCCACCTCAGTCCGGACGGGAAATGCGATGCCAGATGGGAGAGCTGTGGTCGTTATTAGACTAGCAGCTTGAATATAGTACAACATGTGGCTGTTCCAttgacatttttcattttttatactCCTTTTTATACTCTCTTAACGCCCTTTCATGGATTTGGTGTGTGGCTGGTGCTAAGTGCACATGCTCGTGCCAACCCCTTTGGCAAGAGAAGCCTGCTCGCTTGGTCGTTTGCACTTACTAAATGGTTTCATTAGCTTTAGTGGTTACTTGGCTCAGTGCGGTCAAGCATCGACACATGTGTCCGTTCTCCCTTAGAGGCGTTCCAAATGCAACTCGAGTCTAAGTTTAAGATTCTTGATTCGCACTTGGCACACGGTCAACATGAGGGGTCCTCAAGGTGGTGGGTTTTCTGGGTACCCagctcatttggaatttgagGCAAGTGGTTCTGAGAGCCGGCCTTTCAAAGGAGACTCAAAAAGCTACTGCCTATTTGGCATATAAGTACACATCAAACGAGGATGGAAAAAGTTATTATATGATTCGGAGGCAGTCCGAGATAATCGGGCCGCCTGTCACTTGCTGGTGATATGCAGAcacagaagcaggagcagtagCAGTAACTGGTGGCCTGACCAGTTGTCCCGGATCCGACTTTGAATCGAACTGTGGCATGGCATAATGGGCACACACGGGACTTGGGACTTGGGACTCGGGAGCTAAGTCTGGAGAAATGGAGTCCCGATTCGTGTCGCATGCAATGTTGTCTGCTGCGCCTCCAAATTGAAACGACAGCCCATGGCGTGCGATTGTTGCTGCATGCTCTAAACATTTCCGCTGCCAGCTTAATTATTCGTGCTCCGTGGATGAATGGTTGTTCCCCTCCagtaatttaatttggcaacTGTTTAATATTGCATGCTTACATGCTTAATTTGGGTTACGAAACATACCAAGCAAGGTTCTAGGCAATTGATGGCGAAACAAGTGGAAAGTGAAACCTATTGTCTTATATAAGCTAAGTTCAATACATACATGTTAACTTCTTGAATAAAATATTGGATTTTAACATTTCGGGAAAGTTGGTATTGAAtgataaaatcaaattcaatgtCCTGTTTAAACTTGCTTCGCCACATGACAAAATGATCACTTGTATTCCCTTGATTGCAGGCGCCTCAAAGGAGATCGGCACCGCCCTGACCCGTGTTTGCCTCCGACACAAGGCGGTGGAGACACGTCTGAAGACCTTCACCAGCGCCATTATGGATTGCCTGGTGCAGCCGCTGCAGGAGAGGATCGAGGACTGGAAGCGCACGGTGGCCACCATCGACAAAGACCATGCCAAAGAGTACAAGCGCTGTCGCAGTGAACTGAAGAAGCGCTCCAGCGACACCCTGCGCCTGCAGAAGAAGGCGCGCAAGGGTCAGACGGACGGTTTGCAGTCCCTGATGGACTCGCACATGCAAGATGTCACCCTGCGCCGTGCAGAACTGGAGGAAGTCGAGAAGAAATCCTTGAGGTCGGCCATGGTGGAGGAGCGTCTTCGCTACTGCAGCTTTGTCCACATGCTTCAGCCAGTGGTGCACGAGGAGTGCGAGGTCATGTCAGAGTTGGGTCACCTACAGGTGCGTAGAGCGGTGCTTACATTGTGTGCTCAGTGACTAATAAAGTTTTTTTACAGGAAGCCATGCAGTCAATTGCGCTAGTAACCAAGGAACCCAGTGTCCTGCCCCAGGCCTCCGAGGAGCTAATTCACGACGCTAAGGCCAGCATTAATCTGTACCCGGAGTCTCCAGGTGGCGGTTCCGGCTCGCAGGGCGGCGGCTGCTCCAACTCGCTGGGTTCCCGAAAGAGCTCCGTCTGTTCCATCAGCAGTATGAACAGCAGCGGCTCGAGCAATTCTCCCGGTCACCATCACTATCCGCGCTCCTTGTCGCAGGTGCGTCATGTCACAGGGTTTCGTAGATGCCCATCATCAAACCCACATTTGGCATTGTGGCGTCCGctcatttcttgtttttcatcAATGGTCTTTTGTGttccgttttcgtttttttagTTTGTAACGCCCGCAATTCGCTTGAAACCTGGTGAATCCAGTGATAGTGGCTTTTGCTCATCGCCAGCTCTAACAACACaggttttcatttctttttcttccgTTCAATTTTACCCAATTACAAAGACTTCTCCAAGTTATCTTTAACTGCTTTGATTTTACTGACGGCTTTGCTGATTCTCCACAGACCTCGAATGCAACGAATCAAACGGCAAATGTCTCAACCTGGCCCCCACATTCCCAGGATGGCGTAGACACACTGCCACCGACCGCTGACCGTCCGCACACCATTTCGACGGCATACGAAAAGGGTCACCAGCGTCCTCCACTGACCGTCTACACGTTCCAAAACCCGGAGACCATTCACGAGTCGGGCAGCTGCTTGAACAACGGAACCGCAGCCCCGAATGGACAGCCCCTGTCCGGACAAACCACTCCGGCCACTCAGAAATCACCGGCTGCCTCACTTAGTCGGCCTCCCTTGCCAGTTGTAAGTAGGGAGTAGTCATTAAATCAAACAACAATTTATAAagggtttttgtttattttgtattgttCTGGTCCTTAATCGAGTATTAGGTATTAATTACTTAATAAGAAAAATTTACTTTCCTTTGGTCATGAAAAAGAAAGAGCGGACTTTGTCTAGACTGCTAAAATAAATCGTTTAAACTAAGTTAAAGATAATATTGCATTAACAAAATCGAATACCAGATGCGAAGATTTCAAAACTACAGTATTTATAGATATGATACTTATGTATGTTATGTATGTTGATTGCGCTATGTAGAATCATCTGAATTTGTCTTTAAGTACTAAGTGTATGCAATGTTATGGAAGGAGACAATAGTCGAATAGTCGGGAAACCGTCTATTAACTTTTTACATTCTATTAAGTTGTCTCTCTCGTTGTGTTGGCCGGGATACTCGCCATAGAAGCCAGCCCATGTGGTGAGTATTCCAGAGTCAGAGCCCCACCAATCGTAGATCCAACAGCGCGCTCATCTGCATGCGCCCCGCTAGACCACTGACAACTAGGACCTTTAAGTCGCCTCATCATTAAACCTAAAACATTTAGATTTTCACCGTGACTAACCGATGGCCTTACACACTTTTCAGCGCTGCTCGTCGCTGGAGCGACCCCTTTCGGCCCAGAGTAACCACCGCCAGGGAAGTGGGAGCAACCTGCTGCAGCGCCAGTGCCCCTCGCCGATTCCGGCTCATATCACGAAAGGTAAATGGTGCGCAATGCCTGGCAATTGCCCAGCTTGTCTCCGTGTATTTGTGTGCACGCTTGCCCTTGGCTAATCCCATCAGTCTTACTAATAACCGTGTCCACCCGCATGTCCTTGCTAACATCATCCGCACACAGAGCTGTCCGCAGCACATCAtgcacagcaacagcagcagcagcaaaatcaGCAGCCTCAGACGCCACCCACCTATGTGAACATGTCTGAGTTGGCCACCATGGCAGCTTTGAAGCAAGCCAACCAACAGCAAAAGACCTCTACGCCGCctctgcagcagcagagctCCATTGACTCGGCCTGCTCCCAGCATTCCAACGACTCCTCCGGCTCGcatcagctcctccagcagcagcagcaacatccatCGCAGCAAAATCACCACTCAGCCACTGCCACACGCTCCCATTCCATATCCTCGACGGCTTCGTCACTTCACTCGCATCCGTCGATCGACTCCACCGTCGCTTGCGGCTCGCTGGTGGGCCAACACAACcacagcaccagcaccaacacGAACACCAACACCACCTCGCCGTCCAGTGGCAGCTCCACGCCACAGAACCATTACTCGCCCCTGCTAACCAACTCCCCCACGTCCACTGCCGCAGGTACTCCCAGTGGCAGCAGCTTAGGTCCTGGGCCCGGTTTGGGATTTGTCTACCAGGTCAGCTCCCCGACGCCTCCCTCCAGCGAGGTGCTGAAGATCACCGAGCAAACCGCAGCAGGACAGGATCAGAGTACAGCCAACAGCGTAGCAGAAGAGATGGATGAGCGATCAAGGGCCTCTGTCCTGCAGAAGGCTTCAATGTTCGAAAAGGCGGCAGCTGCGGCTGCGGTCTCGCCTCCAGCTTCCATTCAGGTTGCATCCAGTGCCCCAGCTTCGGGAGGCGGAACTCGACGATCAgaggcggagcagcaggaaaTGGGTGAGTTGAATCAGCGACCAGCCGGATCGTTGAAAGCGAAGTGTGTCAATTGATCCTAGCACCCAGCCCACCCAGCACCAAAGAGCACTTTGAACATGAGTCTCCCCTGTCTTCACTTTCATGACTAGcccgtttttatttataattgacAAACATatcgtaaatattttttaacccccaaatttcttttttgtttttccctccCCTTTCTCTAcaaatttttggtttgttgtgTAAATGCAACGGCAACAACTGCATCAAAACCAACTTTAAaccattaattattttttggttttgactTCATGTTCACCCTACCCAAAATCTCTTTCGTCTGTAAACTATTATTCACAATGAACCAACTGcaccacaaaaacaacaacaacaaaactgtCTTCAAATCGATaccaacaaatatgaaaatatgaatttaacaGACAAATCTTTCGAAGATTCAATACAAGCactaaataatttaattggcGAACTAGACTCCTTTCAACGCGAGATAGATGAGGGCAAGGTCAAGCCGCCGAGCAACAACAtaagcggcagcaacaacaatatgaccaccagcagcaacagcagcagcgacaacaacaacctcCCCGCCACTAGCAACATCGAGCCCTGCGCCATCAGCAATCAGACAAACTCGAGCGGCTGTGGAACAGACATATCTGACACCACGTCCGACGAACTGGCCGGCGACGATATGGACGTCAGGCAGCGGGATCGAGATCAGGATCTGCTCGGCGCCAGCGATTCGGAGCTGAGTCGCTGCTATGTGAGCGAGACGAGTTCGCTGACCGGTGGTCTGACGGCCGGCGGCTACGAGAATCCCACATTCGCGCACTTTGCGGCCAATGCGAATAGAGATGACGCTGTTTCCCTGGCCTCCGACAGCGTTTGTCTCGGCCAGCCACGCCATGCCTACGTGGATACTTGTAGCGACAGCGGCAGTGCCGTGGTGGTGATCTACGACCACCAGATTCCCAACACGCCCGACATTGAGTTCGTGAAGCAGAACTCCGAAATTGTAGTGCTGCGGACCAAGGATCCGCAGCCCCACGCGCTTCAGCTGCACGAGATGCGcgagctgcagcagttgccCGCGAATTTAGCCGCTTCACCGGACTCCTCGCCGGACTCGGCCGCTGGCCAGGCGCCACCAACAGCAACTGTGGCGCCCGCCAAGCAGCGACTCTCCTCGTTTCGCGCCACCAGTGAACAGCAGTTGCAACTCCTCGGACGCGGCAGTCCGCAAAGAGGTAAAACACCCAGTGAGCAGGTGGTACAGAGCAGACCACAGGACCAGCATTATCCACAGACACATCAGCAGGATATTGATGGCAGTAGTCCACCAGTAGAAATTGCAAGGCGCCAGCTGCCCCCCAAGCCCACCAGCTTGAGCGTTTTTAACGGCCCCGTCCCCACTGCGGGCGATAGGCCTGTTGTGCCTCGAAAGTCGGATTTTAAGGCCGATCTAGATGCTAAAATACGCAGGCAAAAGCAGAAAGTTaaacagcagttgcagcagcaacagcagcaagaaacgcagcagcagcagcaagcaccACAAGAACAGCAACACTCACCACAGTCGCCCCAAACCAGAAACTGTAATGTCACTAATCAACAAGCCGCCAGTATTACTGAATTTGCATCTGCAACCGCACCAGCATCCACAGACCCGTACCCGCATCAAAATCATAGAATGCCAAACCAAAATCAGACAGCCACATCCAATCACAAGCAGTGCAAGACGACCACAATGGCATTGTCACCGTCATCACCTCGCGGCCATCTGCCATTATCACCGTCATCGCTATCGTCATTACCATTACCAGCCACCAATTCATCACCATCAAATGGTCGGTCATCGATGTTGTCCGCCAGTGACCGACCACCCGATCATCCATATGTGTGCTCGAATGCTCCAGCCAATCCCCACCATGCCAATAGCATTACAAATGCCAATGTCAATGCCAATGCCCAGCTCAAGCCGTGCATTACGCCCCGGCCGGCTTCGTTGTCGGGTTcgttttgttgatttttgatttttatggttttggtttttgattcCTTTTTTTTGAATACGTTCTTACTTAGTTGTACTTTGCAAATATCCTTATTATTTGTGCTTGCCAAAGTAACTTCACGTGGTTATtggttttttcgttttgctaTAAGTTCGATGTGGTAACCTTTCTCGCGCTAAGCACTAAGCTCATACCATCAAGTCACAATCATTAAGTTCAGATCATCAACAGACAACTCAAAAACAGCATGATACTGCCACTAACTGCTCAATGCTTAATCACTAATCAGATTTGATCAATTGTAACTACAATCTTTTcacaaaattgcattttgcgaAATCGCTTGAATTAGGGGAAATTTCTTTTCTACATGAATTTATATCGGAAGTGCCATCACTGCCATTAACGTTTTTCCACTCGCTTCGGGGTCACCATTATGATTCACAGCAGACCGAGAATTTTCATAACTTTTTCGATCAGCAGATCCTAACTCTGCGTCTATCTCTAACTTCTGGTATTAGATGGTGTCCTGTGTTTTGTGTGCCAAGTGTATAACTGATTACTGTACATAAATGTGAATAACAGCATAAACCAATGACTTGATGCGCAAAATGACCGCCTTACTTACTATGATTTTTACTTTTCCTAGGAGGAGCAGCCAGCGGTGGCTCCACGCGCATCGGACGTCGCTCGTCCATCAATCAGGCCAAGCCACCGCCGCCAGTTAGACGCAGTTCGTCGGTGACCCCCAGTCCCAATGCCTCGGTCGGGGTAAGTTAAAACGATTAATTACACCCTACACCCAACTAAGTTAGTCACTTAATATAAGGTAGTCGCTAAGCCGCTCAACTCTGGGTCACACACTCTTCGGTTTTCATTTTGCTATTACTCTTTAACTTATGATTTAATTACGCaacgcagctgcagcagcaaccacagcacGCGACTCTGTCGCAGCAGAATCACCAACTAAGCAGCTCCAGCGAGCACTTACCGCCACCCCCGCCATTCATGCTGGACTCTATGGCCCAGATTCCCAGCTCAGCGCTGAAAGTATCGGAGACGGTAAGAGCCCTGGCAGCCATGCGGCACCATCCAGCATCACCCGTGTCACTCAGGCgcatgcaacagcaacagcaccagcttcagcagcaacagcagcaacatgtgcagctgcagcaacccCTATTGCAGGTGTGTGCACGCTAGGCCAGTTCCCATCTGTACCAAAATGTTAGAATTCCTACACTCACCTGGCTAATTGACTTTGCAACCTAACTGGgtacaatattttttataattctcAAGTGTCACAGGATCCATATGCCTATCACTAATCGTAAACTGTAGGACTTTTAGTAGCTTTGCTAACGTAAAAATAATAGATTTTTAGCATGCCTTTCCTCTAACCTGAGCTTAGTtccatatattttcttatgtCAGCATCAATAGCATACCTTACGTGTCGAAGAATACAAATGTAGGTATATTTTGAGCTCATTGGGCAACGCTTTAAacttgaaatacattttggaTACTCAAGAATTATTCCCCAATAAAAGacagtatatttatattctttggGCCTATCTAGTGCTCGAGAGACCCACcttcaattgattttcttGCACTActtatcatttcattttatttcaacttACGTTTGCTTTACCACTACCACACACAAACCGAAACCCTTATACCCCACGTAGTCTGCGCACAACTCCCCCTCGAAAGATGACCTGACCGTAATCCACGACTATTTGGATCTGCACGCATATGCTCAGGCCTTGGCCACGGGTCAACAGCCAGGCGGTCAGCAGATGGCCAACCCGCATCGCTTTTttcaccagcagcaacatcagccaccgccgccgcctgtCTATCAAGTCGATGCCGTAAGTGACCAGCGGGTATCTCGCGGGCTAACTAACCTAAACTAACAGCTGTCTTCGTCTGGCCTAAAACGTCTGCCCTCCTTCCAGCTTAGTTGTAATGCTATATTCATAGATAACTCTAGAGCTTAGCTTTGGTCGTGTTTTGGCTAAATTTTAATTAGCGCCCGTCTTCCTCTCTTTTTTCTCATGCCACAACCACACGATCACTGACATACATTCACGACCAGACATTCCGCACCTCATCACCAGCCGCGGGCGGAGGGGGTGGCGGCAGCATATACGCCCAGCCCAAACTGGTCAACAGCATGTCAAGCTTCCGCACCAGCAGCCCCAGTCCCAATGGACATGCTCACCCACTGCCACCGACACAGCCAAAGGCGAATCCGAACCTAATTGCACAGCTCAATGCACGACTCAGcggcaaacagcaacagcagcagcaggtcgAGGGGATCTACGGCAACCAGCAGGCGCCCGGGGGAGAGTCTATCTACATGCGGAGTGGCTTGCCCATGtcgcagccgcaacagcagcaacactatGACGGTAAATCTGAACAAATCcagctgcaccaccagcaacagcataGAATTTACGCTAGTTTCGGCACCTCATCATCACCAATGTCATCGGCCCAtacggccagcagcagcactaaACCGTCCATTCTAACACCGACCACCTCATTCAATGCATTGCCTCACTTTCCCCTGTCTTCATCCACATCATCGTTGCTCTCCAAAGTCAGCTCATTCTCGAACTCTTCATCCGCATCCCCACCAACAATGGCAGCGGCCCCTGGTTCGGCCAATTCGCATTATCAGCCACCGCAGCCGCCGAATGCAGCAGTTGCTAACAGCAAAGACATGGCCACCTACTCAAGTTCGTTTACCAAAAATACAGCAGCTGCGCAATCGCCGAACATGAGACAGGCTCATTCccatcagcaccaccaacagccgcagcagcactACACTTGTCCGCCTCCTCTGGAGGAtcccccaccgccgcccattTACGCCGCCAGTGCATCGGCCACGATGCCCAAGAAGGTTGTCCGTCCGCCCACTGGCCAGAACACGTCTCACTCGAGCGCCTA
This genomic stretch from Drosophila teissieri strain GT53w chromosome 2L, Prin_Dtei_1.1, whole genome shotgun sequence harbors:
- the LOC122611437 gene encoding mucin-4 isoform X19, with protein sequence MDLSLERDSSALGSLFQQIINDMKNTSPLWEDFVAKAGKLHTCLRAAIQAIAAYLDAFQKIADAATNSRGASKEIGTALTRVCLRHKAVETRLKTFTSAIMDCLVQPLQERIEDWKRTVATIDKDHAKEYKRCRSELKKRSSDTLRLQKKARKGQTDGLQSLMDSHMQDVTLRRAELEEVEKKSLRSAMVEERLRYCSFVHMLQPVVHEECEVMSELGHLQEAMQSIALVTKEPSVLPQASEELIHDAKASINLYPESPGGGSGSQGGGCSNSLGSRKSSVCSISSMNSSGSSNSPGHHHYPRSLSQFVTPAIRLKPGESSDSGFCSSPALTTQTSNATNQTANVSTWPPHSQDGVDTLPPTADRPHTISTAYEKGHQRPPLTVYTFQNPETIHESGSCLNNGTAAPNGQPLSGQTTPATQKSPAASLSRPPLPVKPAHVRCSSLERPLSAQSNHRQGSGSNLLQRQCPSPIPAHITKELSAAHHAQQQQQQQNQQPQTPPTYVNMSELATMAALKQANQQQKTSTPPLQQQSSIDSACSQHSNDSSGSHQLLQQQQQHPSQQNHHSATATRSHSISSTASSLHSHPSIDSTVACGSLVGQHNHSTSTNTNTNTTSPSSGSSTPQNHYSPLLTNSPTSTAAGTPSGSSLGPGPGLGFVYQVSSPTPPSSEVLKITEQTAAGQDQSTANSVAEEMDERSRASVLQKASMFEKAAAAAAVSPPASIQVASSAPASGGGTRRSEAEQQEMDKSFEDSIQALNNLIGELDSFQREIDEGKVKPPSNNISGSNNNMTTSSNSSSDNNNLPATSNIEPCAISNQTNSSGCGTDISDTTSDELAGDDMDVRQRDRDQDLLGASDSELSRCYVSETSSLTGGLTAGGYENPTFAHFAANANRDDAVSLASDSVCLGQPRHAYVDTCSDSGSAVVVIYDHQIPNTPDIEFVKQNSEIVVLRTKDPQPHALQLHEMRELQQLPANLAASPDSSPDSAAGQAPPTATVAPAKQRLSSFRATSEQQLQLLGRGSPQRGKTPSEQVVQSRPQDQHYPQTHQQDIDGSSPPVEIARRQLPPKPTSLSVFNGPVPTAGDRPVVPRKSDFKADLDAKIRRQKQKVKQQLQQQQQQETQQQQQAPQEQQHSPQSPQTRNCNVTNQQAASITEFASATAPASTDPYPHQNHRMPNQNQTATSNHKQCKTTTMALSPSSPRGHLPLSPSSLSSLPLPATNSSPSNGRSSMLSASDRPPDHPYVCSNAPANPHHANSITNANVNANAQLKPCITPRPASLSGGAASGGSTRIGRRSSINQAKPPPPVRRSSSVTPSPNASVGLQQQPQHATLSQQNHQLSSSSEHLPPPPPFMLDSMAQIPSSALKVSETVRALAAMRHHPASPVSLRRMQQQQHQLQQQQQQHVQLQQPLLQSAHNSPSKDDLTVIHDYLDLHAYAQALATGQQPGGQQMANPHRFFHQQQHQPPPPPVYQVDATMRQAQISKRLAVFGPRPRPNSSRISTRNWQSRECLDEHLPCEISSTVRPCRTLASVTNR